One window from the genome of Gadus macrocephalus chromosome 7, ASM3116895v1 encodes:
- the LOC132461344 gene encoding LOW QUALITY PROTEIN: fibroblast growth factor 1-like (The sequence of the model RefSeq protein was modified relative to this genomic sequence to represent the inferred CDS: inserted 1 base in 1 codon) — translation MFSTVGEMGVLRSRQGKPPALGCHHHLLVRLYCLNGGHHLRILPDGTVGGGRLEHDLYDTLRLKAVSPGVVVIRGKRQXRYLAMDQDGHLHGSLVVDDQCYFLETYEENHYNTYVSRGSPGWYVGLRRNGKPKAGPSTQQQQKAVYFLPRPVHTL, via the exons ATGTTCTCCACCGTGGGGGAGATGGGCGTCCTGCGGTCCAGGCAGGGGAAGCCGCCTGCGCTGGgctgccaccaccaccttctGGTCCGCCTGTACTGCCTGAACGGCGGACACCACCTGCGGATCCTTCCGGACGGGAcggtgggaggaggaaggctggAGCATGACCTCtacg acaCCTTGAGGCTGAAGGCGGTGAGCCCAGGTGTGGTGGTGATCAGAGGGAAGCGAC GCCGCTACCTGGCTATGGACCAGGATGGACACCTGCATGGCTCA cTGGTGGTGGATGACCAGTGCTACTTCCTGGAGACGTACGAGGAGAACCACTACAACACGTACGTCTCGCGCGGGAGTCCCGGGTGGTACGTGGGCCTGAGGCGGAACGGCAAGCCAAAGGCGGGGCCcagcacccagcagcagcagaaggctGTGTACTTCCTGCCCCGCCCCGTCCACACCCTGTAG